A single Marinitoga aeolica DNA region contains:
- the porA gene encoding pyruvate ferredoxin oxidoreductase, with translation MPTKLAITGAAAVAHAMRQINPDVVAAYPITPQTPIVEYFAQFVADGVVDTVMVPVESEHSAMSAVVGSAAAGARTMTATAANGLALMFEIVYIAASMRLPIVMPIVNRALSGPINIHGDHSDAYAVRDSGWIQLFSENSQEAYDMTIIATKLAEREEVLTPAMVNLDGFITSHGVEGVEILDDEVVREFVGQWEPKYPLLDIDNPITHGPLDLFDYYFEHHRQQQEGLKNAYKALPEVFAEYEKISGRKYDFLDLYRMEDAEYVMVVMNSAASTAKYVVDELREKGIKAGLVKPWVFTPFPKKEILEALDGRKAVMVLDRAMSFGKEAPLYSLVKSALYEAKERPMMGTYVYGLGGRDVTPTMLHVPFEDAIKGELDPNEERYLGLKE, from the coding sequence ATGCCTACAAAGTTAGCAATTACTGGTGCAGCTGCAGTTGCTCATGCAATGAGACAAATTAATCCAGATGTTGTAGCTGCATATCCAATAACACCACAAACTCCAATAGTTGAATATTTTGCACAATTTGTTGCAGATGGAGTTGTAGATACAGTAATGGTACCAGTTGAATCAGAACATTCAGCAATGAGTGCTGTTGTTGGGTCAGCAGCAGCTGGTGCAAGAACTATGACAGCAACAGCAGCTAATGGTTTAGCATTAATGTTTGAAATTGTATATATAGCAGCATCAATGAGGTTACCTATTGTTATGCCTATAGTTAATAGGGCATTATCAGGACCTATCAATATCCATGGTGATCATTCAGATGCATATGCAGTAAGAGATTCAGGATGGATTCAATTATTCAGTGAAAATTCTCAAGAAGCATATGATATGACAATTATTGCAACAAAATTAGCTGAAAGGGAAGAAGTTTTAACTCCTGCTATGGTTAACTTAGATGGATTTATTACATCTCATGGGGTTGAGGGTGTAGAAATATTAGATGATGAAGTAGTAAGAGAATTTGTTGGACAATGGGAACCAAAATATCCATTATTAGATATTGATAATCCTATTACACATGGTCCATTAGATCTATTTGACTATTACTTTGAACACCATAGACAACAACAAGAAGGTTTAAAAAATGCATATAAAGCATTACCAGAAGTATTTGCAGAATATGAAAAAATTTCAGGAAGAAAATATGACTTCTTAGATTTATATAGAATGGAAGATGCAGAATATGTAATGGTAGTTATGAATTCTGCAGCATCAACAGCTAAATATGTAGTTGATGAATTAAGGGAAAAAGGCATAAAAGCTGGATTAGTAAAACCATGGGTATTTACACCATTCCCTAAAAAAGAAATTTTAGAAGCTCTTGATGGTAGAAAAGCAGTTATGGTACTTGATAGAGCAATGTCATTTGGTAAAGAAGCACCATTATATTCATTAGTTAAATCAGCATTATACGAAGCAAAGGAAAGACCAATGATGGGAACTTATGTATATGGTTTGGGTGGAAGAGACGTTACACCAACAATGCTACATGTTCCATTTGAAGACGCAATTAAAGGTGAATTGGATCCAAACGAAGAAAGATATCTTGGTTTAAAAGAATAA
- a CDS encoding 4Fe-4S binding protein, translated as MPKYDSWKEMPIAGVIDKPATAREYNTGTWRIMRPIVDKDACINCMQCWLYCPDMAINGKVKEDGKTEMLGFDYNYCKGCGTCAEVCPVNAITMKPETEFLK; from the coding sequence ATGCCTAAATATGATAGCTGGAAAGAAATGCCAATTGCTGGAGTAATAGATAAACCAGCTACAGCAAGGGAATACAATACAGGTACATGGAGAATAATGAGACCTATTGTAGATAAAGATGCATGTATAAATTGTATGCAATGTTGGTTATATTGTCCAGATATGGCAATTAATGGTAAAGTAAAAGAAGATGGAAAAACAGAAATGCTAGGTTTCGATTATAATTACTGTAAAGGTTGTGGAACCTGTGCAGAAGTATGTCCTGTAAACGCAATTACAATGAAACCTGAAACGGAATTTTTAAAATAA
- a CDS encoding 2-oxoacid:acceptor oxidoreductase family protein, protein MPEKYFEIRWHGRAGQGAKSASQFLTEAAVEAGKYSTAFPEYGAERSGAPMKAFNRIADVPIRIRSGIENPDVVVVFDDTMLGLPDLTAGLTEDKLMLVNTVMSPEEVREKTGFKGKIYTIPATDIALEEIKRGIPNTVMIGALVKLTHVVPLEVVKEKVKKTFEKKFGPEVVEANIRAVERGYQEVKGDA, encoded by the coding sequence GTGCCAGAAAAATATTTTGAAATCAGATGGCATGGAAGAGCTGGTCAAGGAGCAAAAAGTGCTTCACAATTCTTGACAGAAGCAGCCGTAGAAGCAGGAAAATATTCTACAGCATTCCCTGAATATGGTGCTGAAAGATCAGGAGCACCGATGAAAGCATTTAACAGAATTGCAGATGTTCCAATTAGAATAAGAAGCGGTATTGAAAATCCAGATGTTGTTGTTGTATTTGATGACACGATGTTAGGATTACCAGATTTAACTGCAGGATTAACAGAAGACAAACTTATGTTGGTTAACACAGTTATGTCTCCTGAAGAAGTAAGAGAAAAAACAGGATTCAAAGGAAAAATATATACAATTCCAGCAACAGACATTGCATTAGAAGAAATTAAAAGAGGTATTCCAAATACCGTTATGATTGGTGCTTTGGTTAAATTAACACACGTTGTTCCTCTAGAAGTAGTTAAAGAAAAAGTTAAGAAAACATTCGAGAAAAAATTTGGACCTGAAGTAGTTGAAGCAAATATTAGAGCAGTTGAAAGAGGTTATCAGGAGGTGAAAGGCGATGCCTAA
- a CDS encoding glycoside hydrolase family 57 protein encodes MNKGKILFVLHSHLPYVRHPDYEEFMEERWLFEAITETYVPLIRMFKNLERKEIDFKLTMSFSPTLIEMLNSIDLQEKYIRYLKKIIELSEKEYEKTKDEELIKHKMADYYKNNFKEILEIFEKEYNKNILNAFKEYEEKGYLELITTSATHAVLPLYSEYPEVIKMQIKYGLETFKKFFGHYPKGFWLPEMGYYEGLDNYLKEFGLEYFFVEKEGLIYGNPYPIYDVYNPVITNSKMFVFSRDKENNIEIFDTESGYLNDPRYREFYRDIGFDRDYEYIKDYIDKSGVRCNTGIKYHKITGKDKELYDKLLYDIDEAYAAVKEDADDFVQKRVNQLRKLNEKYPGLNPVMTYAFDTEFFGHWWYEGIMFLEKVIEYVYNSNNIELKHPQNILSEIEEVQMMTPAKSSWGINGFFEEWINGNNDWIYPAIYEMVEILKKKINKKWNEQEKNIILLMIKELMLAQSSDWAFIISSGTTVEYAVNRIKTHVKRFFELNAMLESGKIEKNKLKYYMWVDKIFDNIDYSDIM; translated from the coding sequence ATGAATAAAGGAAAAATACTTTTTGTGTTACATTCACACTTACCATATGTTAGACATCCGGACTATGAAGAATTTATGGAAGAAAGATGGTTATTTGAAGCTATAACAGAGACTTATGTTCCTCTCATTAGAATGTTTAAAAATCTTGAAAGAAAAGAAATTGATTTTAAATTAACTATGAGTTTTTCTCCAACTTTAATTGAAATGTTGAATAGTATAGATTTACAGGAGAAATATATTAGATATCTAAAAAAAATTATCGAATTGTCAGAAAAAGAATACGAAAAAACTAAGGATGAAGAATTAATAAAACATAAAATGGCAGATTATTATAAAAATAATTTTAAAGAGATTTTGGAAATTTTTGAAAAAGAATACAATAAAAATATATTAAATGCTTTTAAAGAATATGAAGAAAAAGGTTACTTAGAGCTAATTACAACGTCAGCAACTCATGCGGTATTGCCATTGTATTCAGAATATCCAGAAGTTATAAAAATGCAAATTAAATATGGATTAGAAACATTTAAAAAATTTTTTGGACATTATCCTAAAGGTTTTTGGTTACCGGAAATGGGGTATTATGAAGGGCTTGATAATTATTTAAAAGAATTTGGCCTTGAATACTTTTTTGTTGAAAAAGAAGGATTAATATATGGAAATCCATATCCAATTTATGATGTATATAATCCTGTTATTACCAATTCGAAAATGTTTGTTTTTTCAAGAGATAAGGAAAATAATATAGAAATTTTTGATACAGAATCAGGATATTTAAATGACCCAAGATATAGAGAATTTTATAGAGATATAGGATTTGATAGAGACTATGAATATATAAAAGATTATATTGATAAAAGTGGTGTAAGATGTAACACTGGAATAAAATATCATAAGATTACAGGTAAAGACAAAGAGCTGTACGATAAATTATTGTATGATATTGATGAAGCATATGCTGCAGTGAAAGAGGATGCAGATGATTTTGTTCAAAAAAGAGTAAATCAGTTAAGGAAATTAAATGAAAAGTATCCAGGATTAAATCCTGTTATGACATATGCTTTTGATACAGAATTTTTTGGACATTGGTGGTATGAGGGCATCATGTTTTTAGAAAAAGTAATAGAATATGTGTATAATTCTAATAATATTGAATTAAAACATCCGCAAAATATTTTATCTGAAATAGAGGAAGTTCAGATGATGACACCAGCAAAATCTTCATGGGGAATAAATGGTTTTTTTGAAGAATGGATAAATGGCAATAATGATTGGATATATCCAGCTATTTATGAAATGGTAGAAATATTGAAAAAGAAAATTAATAAAAAATGGAATGAACAGGAAAAAAATATTATATTATTGATGATAAAAGAGCTAATGCTGGCACAATCAAGTGATTGGGCATTTATTATAAGTTCGGGTACAACAGTAGAATATGCAGTTAACAGAATAAAAACACATGTGAAACGTTTTTTTGAACTTAATGCAATGCTTGAGAGTGGAAAAATCGAAAAAAATAAGTTAAAATATTATATGTGGGTGGATAAAATTTTTGATAACATTGATTATAGTGACATTATGTGA
- a CDS encoding DUF4912 domain-containing protein — MIIDKKLSRLLENEEPSIQELRNIAKNMGIKLKRSMRKKDIIKVIKNKLLQLKEEGLITDTTNQLSYQMPKISRIDLVENKNELLNENLLVITSVNANWIFAFWNFSKELLKKINKIPENAKMIMRFYDITNKDFPIDEANRIYESINDLREYKSYYFFVPSSNTEYIGEIGYLDYDKNFIPLIRSNKLKMPSDNLNISENIIFYDVKTSKKKKIRKKVNINIIEKIPSIANGNMTLPQLGDRPPISGGGSFVWNLYSLNRGIKK, encoded by the coding sequence ATGATAATTGACAAGAAACTTTCCAGGCTTTTAGAAAATGAGGAACCAAGTATTCAGGAATTAAGAAACATAGCAAAGAATATGGGTATTAAGCTGAAAAGATCAATGAGAAAAAAAGATATAATAAAGGTAATTAAAAATAAATTATTGCAGCTAAAAGAAGAAGGTTTAATAACAGATACAACTAACCAATTATCATATCAAATGCCAAAAATTAGCAGGATAGATTTAGTAGAGAATAAAAATGAACTACTTAATGAAAATTTACTTGTAATAACTAGTGTTAATGCAAACTGGATATTTGCATTCTGGAACTTTTCAAAAGAATTATTGAAGAAAATAAATAAAATACCAGAAAATGCCAAAATGATTATGAGATTTTATGATATAACCAATAAAGATTTTCCAATTGATGAGGCAAATAGGATTTATGAATCTATTAATGATTTAAGAGAATATAAAAGTTATTATTTTTTTGTGCCATCCTCAAATACAGAATATATAGGAGAAATAGGATATTTAGATTATGATAAGAATTTTATACCATTGATTAGAAGCAATAAATTAAAGATGCCTTCTGACAACTTGAATATTTCAGAAAATATAATTTTTTACGATGTAAAAACATCTAAAAAGAAAAAAATAAGAAAAAAAGTAAATATTAATATTATAGAAAAAATTCCTAGCATAGCAAATGGTAATATGACGTTACCTCAATTAGGAGATAGACCACCAATATCTGGTGGAGGATCTTTTGTGTGGAATTTGTATTCCTTAAACAGGGGGATAAAAAAATGA
- a CDS encoding ComF family protein, with protein sequence MFLNELFPNKCMVCGKNINFRKLICESCEDSLFQSSFINKNNKIIYFAGLYEEPLSRLIKEFKFKQNTHFANIFAKLIYKTYKYYNIEFNDLPEILYIPSTKKHLKIRGYNPVYLIAKEFSKITGFPLRKNLKIQKGYSKAQVETKSYFERTQQVKNKFIFEGNSNKNKRYILIDDVYTTGATIREAINIIEGEVIPIILCRNVKNV encoded by the coding sequence GTGTTCTTGAATGAATTATTTCCAAACAAATGTATGGTTTGTGGTAAAAATATAAATTTTAGAAAATTAATTTGCGAGTCTTGTGAAGACTCGCTTTTTCAGTCTTCATTTATAAATAAAAATAATAAAATAATTTATTTTGCAGGATTATATGAAGAACCACTATCAAGACTTATTAAAGAATTTAAATTTAAGCAAAATACACATTTTGCAAATATTTTTGCAAAATTAATATACAAAACATATAAATATTATAATATTGAATTTAATGATCTTCCAGAAATATTGTATATACCATCAACAAAAAAGCATTTAAAAATAAGAGGGTACAATCCTGTTTATTTAATAGCAAAAGAATTTTCCAAAATTACAGGATTCCCATTAAGAAAAAATTTAAAAATACAAAAAGGATATTCAAAAGCTCAAGTTGAAACAAAATCATACTTTGAAAGGACACAGCAAGTGAAGAATAAATTTATTTTTGAAGGGAATAGTAATAAAAACAAAAGATACATATTAATAGATGATGTTTATACCACTGGAGCAACTATCAGAGAAGCGATTAATATTATAGAAGGGGAAGTTATTCCTATTATTCTTTGCAGAAATGTAAAAAATGTATAA